The Peromyscus maniculatus bairdii isolate BWxNUB_F1_BW_parent chromosome 6, HU_Pman_BW_mat_3.1, whole genome shotgun sequence genome has a segment encoding these proteins:
- the Itga10 gene encoding integrin alpha-10 isoform X1 — translation MARLPVPHLFVPLVMLTGLCSPFNLDEHHPRLFTGPPEAEFGYSVLQHAGGGQRWMLVGAPWDGPSGDRRGDVYRCSIGGPHNAPCAKGHLGDYRLGNSSQPAVNMHLGMSLLETDDDGGFMACAPLWSRACGSSVFSSGICARVDASFRPQGSLAPTAQRCPTYMDVVIVLDGSNSIYPWSEVQTFLRRLVGRLFIDPEQIQVGLVQYGESPVHEWSLGDFRTKEEVVRAARNLSRREGRETRTAQAIMVACTEGFSESRGGRPEAARLLVVVTDGESHDGEDLPAALKACEAGKVTRYGIAVLGHYLRRQRDPSSFLREIRDIASDPDERFFFNVTDEAALTDIVDALGDRIFGLEGSRGENESSFGLEMSEIGFSTHRLQDGILFGMVGAYDWGGSVLWLEEGRRLFPPRTALEDEFPPALQNHAAYLGYSVSSINLPGGRRLFLSGAPRFRHRGKVIVFQLKKDGSLRVTQSLQGDQIGSYFGGELCPLDTDSDGITDVLLVAAPMFLGPQNKETGRVYVYVVGQQSLLMLQGTLQPERPQDSRFGFAMAALPDLNQDGFADVAVGAPLEDGHQGALYLYHGAQNGIRPHPTQRIAARSMPQALRYFGRSVDGRLDLDGDDLVDVAVGAHGAAILLSSQPIIHLLPSLDVMPPHISVVQKDCRRRGQEAACLTAALCFQVTSHTPGRWDRRFYIRFSASLDEWTAGARAAFDGSGQRLSPRPLQLTVGNVTCERLHFHVLDTSDYLRPVALTVTFALDNTTKPGPVLDEGSSTSVQTLVPFSKDCGPDNECITDLVLQADMDIRGSRKSPFVVHGGRQKLLVSATLENKKENAYNTSLSLRFSRNLHLASLTPQRAKSVKVECSVPSPHARVCIVGHPVFQAGAKVTFLLEFEFSCTSLLSQVLVRLTASSGSLEKNETLPDNAAQTSAHIRYEPQLLFSSESTLHRYEVHPYRTLPAGPGPEFKTTLRVQNLGCHVVSGLIISALLPAVAHGGDYFLSLSQVISSNASCTVQNLTEPPGPPVHPEELRHTDRLNGSNSRCQVVRCRLGQLAKGTEISVGLLRLVHNEFFRRAKFKSLTVVSTFTLGTEDGSVLQLPEASSWSESLLEVIQTHTTPISLWILVGSVLGGLLLLALLVFCLWKLGFFARKKIPKEEQADEKLVQ, via the exons ATGGCGCGCCTCCCCGTCCCTCACCTGTTCGTGCCCCTGGTGATGCTGACAG GTCTCTGCTCCCCCTTTAATCTGGATGAGCATCACCCACGCCTGTTCACAGGGCCACCGGAGGCCGAATTTGGATACAGCGTCTTACAGCATGCTGGGGGTGGACAGCGATG GATGCTGGTGGGCGCCCCTTGGGATGGGCCTTCAGGTGACCGGCGGGGGGATGTTTACCGCTGCTCTATAGGGGGACCCCACAATGCCCCATGTGCCAAGGGCCACCTGG GTGACTATCGACTGGGAAATTCCTCTCAGCCTGCTGTGAACATGCACCTGGGCATGTCTCTGCTAGAGACAGATGATGACGGGGGATTCATG gcctgtGCCCCGCTCTGGTCTCGCGCCTGTGGCAGCTCTGTCTTCAGTTCTGGAATATGTGCCCGTGTGGATGCTTCATTCCGGCCCCAGGGAAGCCTGGCACCCACTGCCCAAC GCTGTCCTACATACATGGATGTCGTCATTGTTTTGGATGGCTCCAATAGTATCTACCCCTGGTCTGAAGTCCAGACTTTCCTTCGGAGGCTGGTAGGGAGACTGTTCATTGATCCGGAGCAGATACAG GTCGGGCTGGTCCAGTACGGGGAGAGCCCTGTGCATGAGTGGTCCCTGGGAGATTTCCGAACCAAGGAAGAAGTAGTGAGAGCAGCCAGGAACCTCAGTCGGCGGGAGGGACGAGAAACAAGAACGGCCCAAGCAATCATGGTGGCCTG CACAGAAGGGTTCAGTGAGTCCCGGGGGGGCAGACCCGAGGCTGCCAGGCTGCTGGTGGTTGTCACTGATGGCGAATCCCATGATGGAGAGGACCTTCCAGCAGCACTAAAGGCCTGCGAGGCTGGGAAAGTAACACGTTACGGGATTGCG gtccttggtcACTATCTCCGGCGACAGAGAGACCCTAGCTCTTTTCTTCGGGAAATCAGAGACATCGCTAGTGATCCAGACGAGCGATTCTTCTTCAACGTCACAGATGAGGCCGCACTGACAGACATTGTGGACGCACTGGGAGACCGGATTTTTGGTCTTGAAG GGTCCCGTGGAGAAAATGAAAGCTCCTTTGGGCTAGAAATGTCTGAGATTGGCTTCTCCACCCACCGGCTACAG GATGGGATTCTCTTTGGGATGGTGGGGGCCTACGACTGGGGGGGCTCGGTGCTATGGCTTGAAGAAGGTCGCCGCCTCTTCCCCCCACGAACGGCCCTGGAAGATGAGTTTCCCCCTGCACTGCAGAACCACGCAGCCTACCTGG GTTACTCTGTTTCCTCCATAAATCTGCCGGGTGGACGGCGCCTCTTTCTCTCGGGGGCACCGAGGTTTAGACATCGAGGAAAGGTCATAGTCTTCCAGCTAAAGAAAGATGGGTCTCTGAGGGTCACCCAGAGCCTCCAGGGGGACCAG ATTGGCTCGTACTTTGGCGGTGAGCTGTGCCCACTGGATACAGACAGTGACGGAATAACTGATGTCTTACTTGTGGCGGCCCCCATGTTTCTGGGTCCCCAGAACAAAGAGACCGGACGTGTTTACGTGTATGTGGTGGGCCAG CAAAGTCTGCTGATGCTCCAAGGAACCCTTCAGCCAGAACGCCCCCAGGATTCTCGATTTGGCTTTGccatggctgctcttcctgaccTGAACCAAGATGGTTTCGCTGATGTGGCTGTGGGGGCACCCCTGGAGGATGGGCACCAGGGAGCGCTATACCTGTATCATGGAGCCCAGAATGGGATCAGGCCCCATCCTACCCAG cgGATCGCTGCTAGATCCATGCCACAGGCCCTCCGCTACTTCGGCCGAAGCGTGGACGGCCGGTTAGATCTGGATGGAGATGATCTCGTGGACGTTGCTGTGGGTGCCCATGGGGCAGCCATCCTGCTCAG ctcccagcccaTCATACACCTGCTTCCAAGCCTGGATGTGATGCCGCCGCACATCAGCGTCGTTCAGAAGGACTGTAGGCGAAGAGGCCAGGAAGCAGCCTGCCTGACAGCAGCCCTGTGCTTCCAAGTGACCTCTCACACTCCAGGGCGTTGGGACCGCAGGTTCT ACATACGCTTCTCAGCATCACTGGATGAGTGGACAGCCGGGGCGCGTGCAGCGTTCGATGGCTCTGGCCAGCGGCTGTCCCCGAGACCGCTCCAGCTCACTGTAGGGAATGTCACCTGTGAACGGCTGCACTTCCACGTGCTG GATACGTCGGATTACCTCCGGCCAGTGGCCTTGACTGTGACTTTTGCCTTGGACAACACCACCAAGCCAGGACCTGTGCTGGATGAGGGATCGTCCACCTCTGTCCAAACACTG GTCCCCTTCTCAAAAGACTGTGGCCCTGACAATGAATGTATCACAGACCTGGTGCTTCAAGCTGATATGGACATCAGAGGCTCCAG GAAGTCTCCATTTGTGGTTCACGGCGGCCGGCAGAAACTGCTGGTGTCAGCAACCCtggagaacaagaaggaaaaTGCCTACAACACTAGCCTGAGTCTCAGGTTCTCTAGAAACCTCCACCTGGCCAGTCTTACTCCTCAG AGGGCCAAATCGGTGAAGGTGGAATGTTCGGTCCCTTCTCCCCACGCCCGGGTGTGCATCGTGGGCCACCCAGTCTTCCAGGCGGGGGCCAAG GTGACCTTTCTGCTAGAGTTCGAATTTAGCTGCACCTCGCTCCTGAGCCAGGTCTTGGTGAGGCTGACTGCCAGTAG CGGTAGCCTGGAGAAGAACGAGACCCTTCCAGATAACGCAGCCCAGACCTCTGCCCACATCCGGTACGAGCCTCAGCTCCTGTTCTCTAG CGAGTCCACTCTGCATCGATACGAGGTTCACCCTTACAGAACTCTCCCAGCGGGTCCTGGCCCTGAATTCAAAACCACTCTCAGG GTTCAGAACCTTGGCTGTCACGTGGTCAGTGGCCTCATCATCTCAGCCCTCCTTCCCGCGGTAGCCCACGGGGGCGATTACTTCCTGTCGTTATCTCAGGTCATCAGTAGCAAC GCAAGCTGCACGGTGCAGAACCTGACTGAGCCCCCAGGGCCCCCTGTGCACCCAGAGGAACTTCGGCACACAGACCGACTG AACGGGAGTAACAGCCGCTGCCAGGTAGTGAGGTGCCGCCTTGGACAGCTGGCAAAGGGGACTGAGATCTCTGTTggactgctgaggctggtccacAACGAGTTCTTCCGGAGG GCCAAGTTCAAGTCGCTGACAGTGGTCAGCACCTTCACGTTAGGAACCGAGGACGGCAGCGTCCTGCAACTGCCAGAGGCCTCCTCCTGGAGTGAG AGCCTGCTGGAGGTGATTCAGACGCACACCACCCCCATCTCCCTGTGGATCCTCGTGGGCAGTGTCCTGGGAGGGCTGCTCCTGCTGGCGCTCCTGGTCTTCTGCCTCTGGAAG CTTGGCTTCTTTGCCCGTAAGAAAATCCCCAAGGAAGAGCAGGCGGATGAGAAGTTGGTGCAGTGA
- the Itga10 gene encoding integrin alpha-10 isoform X2 produces MILASQVSAPPLIWMSITHACSQGHRRPNLDTASYSMLGVDSDGCPTYMDVVIVLDGSNSIYPWSEVQTFLRRLVGRLFIDPEQIQVGLVQYGESPVHEWSLGDFRTKEEVVRAARNLSRREGRETRTAQAIMVACTEGFSESRGGRPEAARLLVVVTDGESHDGEDLPAALKACEAGKVTRYGIAVLGHYLRRQRDPSSFLREIRDIASDPDERFFFNVTDEAALTDIVDALGDRIFGLEGSRGENESSFGLEMSEIGFSTHRLQDGILFGMVGAYDWGGSVLWLEEGRRLFPPRTALEDEFPPALQNHAAYLGYSVSSINLPGGRRLFLSGAPRFRHRGKVIVFQLKKDGSLRVTQSLQGDQIGSYFGGELCPLDTDSDGITDVLLVAAPMFLGPQNKETGRVYVYVVGQQSLLMLQGTLQPERPQDSRFGFAMAALPDLNQDGFADVAVGAPLEDGHQGALYLYHGAQNGIRPHPTQRIAARSMPQALRYFGRSVDGRLDLDGDDLVDVAVGAHGAAILLSSQPIIHLLPSLDVMPPHISVVQKDCRRRGQEAACLTAALCFQVTSHTPGRWDRRFYIRFSASLDEWTAGARAAFDGSGQRLSPRPLQLTVGNVTCERLHFHVLDTSDYLRPVALTVTFALDNTTKPGPVLDEGSSTSVQTLVPFSKDCGPDNECITDLVLQADMDIRGSRKSPFVVHGGRQKLLVSATLENKKENAYNTSLSLRFSRNLHLASLTPQRAKSVKVECSVPSPHARVCIVGHPVFQAGAKVTFLLEFEFSCTSLLSQVLVRLTASSGSLEKNETLPDNAAQTSAHIRYEPQLLFSSESTLHRYEVHPYRTLPAGPGPEFKTTLRVQNLGCHVVSGLIISALLPAVAHGGDYFLSLSQVISSNASCTVQNLTEPPGPPVHPEELRHTDRLNGSNSRCQVVRCRLGQLAKGTEISVGLLRLVHNEFFRRAKFKSLTVVSTFTLGTEDGSVLQLPEASSWSESLLEVIQTHTTPISLWILVGSVLGGLLLLALLVFCLWKLGFFARKKIPKEEQADEKLVQ; encoded by the exons ATGATCCTGGCCTCCCAGGTCTCTGCTCCCCCTTTAATCTGGATGAGCATCACCCACGCCTGTTCACAGGGCCACCGGAGGCCGAATTTGGATACAGCGTCTTACAGCATGCTGGGGGTGGACAGCGATG GCTGTCCTACATACATGGATGTCGTCATTGTTTTGGATGGCTCCAATAGTATCTACCCCTGGTCTGAAGTCCAGACTTTCCTTCGGAGGCTGGTAGGGAGACTGTTCATTGATCCGGAGCAGATACAG GTCGGGCTGGTCCAGTACGGGGAGAGCCCTGTGCATGAGTGGTCCCTGGGAGATTTCCGAACCAAGGAAGAAGTAGTGAGAGCAGCCAGGAACCTCAGTCGGCGGGAGGGACGAGAAACAAGAACGGCCCAAGCAATCATGGTGGCCTG CACAGAAGGGTTCAGTGAGTCCCGGGGGGGCAGACCCGAGGCTGCCAGGCTGCTGGTGGTTGTCACTGATGGCGAATCCCATGATGGAGAGGACCTTCCAGCAGCACTAAAGGCCTGCGAGGCTGGGAAAGTAACACGTTACGGGATTGCG gtccttggtcACTATCTCCGGCGACAGAGAGACCCTAGCTCTTTTCTTCGGGAAATCAGAGACATCGCTAGTGATCCAGACGAGCGATTCTTCTTCAACGTCACAGATGAGGCCGCACTGACAGACATTGTGGACGCACTGGGAGACCGGATTTTTGGTCTTGAAG GGTCCCGTGGAGAAAATGAAAGCTCCTTTGGGCTAGAAATGTCTGAGATTGGCTTCTCCACCCACCGGCTACAG GATGGGATTCTCTTTGGGATGGTGGGGGCCTACGACTGGGGGGGCTCGGTGCTATGGCTTGAAGAAGGTCGCCGCCTCTTCCCCCCACGAACGGCCCTGGAAGATGAGTTTCCCCCTGCACTGCAGAACCACGCAGCCTACCTGG GTTACTCTGTTTCCTCCATAAATCTGCCGGGTGGACGGCGCCTCTTTCTCTCGGGGGCACCGAGGTTTAGACATCGAGGAAAGGTCATAGTCTTCCAGCTAAAGAAAGATGGGTCTCTGAGGGTCACCCAGAGCCTCCAGGGGGACCAG ATTGGCTCGTACTTTGGCGGTGAGCTGTGCCCACTGGATACAGACAGTGACGGAATAACTGATGTCTTACTTGTGGCGGCCCCCATGTTTCTGGGTCCCCAGAACAAAGAGACCGGACGTGTTTACGTGTATGTGGTGGGCCAG CAAAGTCTGCTGATGCTCCAAGGAACCCTTCAGCCAGAACGCCCCCAGGATTCTCGATTTGGCTTTGccatggctgctcttcctgaccTGAACCAAGATGGTTTCGCTGATGTGGCTGTGGGGGCACCCCTGGAGGATGGGCACCAGGGAGCGCTATACCTGTATCATGGAGCCCAGAATGGGATCAGGCCCCATCCTACCCAG cgGATCGCTGCTAGATCCATGCCACAGGCCCTCCGCTACTTCGGCCGAAGCGTGGACGGCCGGTTAGATCTGGATGGAGATGATCTCGTGGACGTTGCTGTGGGTGCCCATGGGGCAGCCATCCTGCTCAG ctcccagcccaTCATACACCTGCTTCCAAGCCTGGATGTGATGCCGCCGCACATCAGCGTCGTTCAGAAGGACTGTAGGCGAAGAGGCCAGGAAGCAGCCTGCCTGACAGCAGCCCTGTGCTTCCAAGTGACCTCTCACACTCCAGGGCGTTGGGACCGCAGGTTCT ACATACGCTTCTCAGCATCACTGGATGAGTGGACAGCCGGGGCGCGTGCAGCGTTCGATGGCTCTGGCCAGCGGCTGTCCCCGAGACCGCTCCAGCTCACTGTAGGGAATGTCACCTGTGAACGGCTGCACTTCCACGTGCTG GATACGTCGGATTACCTCCGGCCAGTGGCCTTGACTGTGACTTTTGCCTTGGACAACACCACCAAGCCAGGACCTGTGCTGGATGAGGGATCGTCCACCTCTGTCCAAACACTG GTCCCCTTCTCAAAAGACTGTGGCCCTGACAATGAATGTATCACAGACCTGGTGCTTCAAGCTGATATGGACATCAGAGGCTCCAG GAAGTCTCCATTTGTGGTTCACGGCGGCCGGCAGAAACTGCTGGTGTCAGCAACCCtggagaacaagaaggaaaaTGCCTACAACACTAGCCTGAGTCTCAGGTTCTCTAGAAACCTCCACCTGGCCAGTCTTACTCCTCAG AGGGCCAAATCGGTGAAGGTGGAATGTTCGGTCCCTTCTCCCCACGCCCGGGTGTGCATCGTGGGCCACCCAGTCTTCCAGGCGGGGGCCAAG GTGACCTTTCTGCTAGAGTTCGAATTTAGCTGCACCTCGCTCCTGAGCCAGGTCTTGGTGAGGCTGACTGCCAGTAG CGGTAGCCTGGAGAAGAACGAGACCCTTCCAGATAACGCAGCCCAGACCTCTGCCCACATCCGGTACGAGCCTCAGCTCCTGTTCTCTAG CGAGTCCACTCTGCATCGATACGAGGTTCACCCTTACAGAACTCTCCCAGCGGGTCCTGGCCCTGAATTCAAAACCACTCTCAGG GTTCAGAACCTTGGCTGTCACGTGGTCAGTGGCCTCATCATCTCAGCCCTCCTTCCCGCGGTAGCCCACGGGGGCGATTACTTCCTGTCGTTATCTCAGGTCATCAGTAGCAAC GCAAGCTGCACGGTGCAGAACCTGACTGAGCCCCCAGGGCCCCCTGTGCACCCAGAGGAACTTCGGCACACAGACCGACTG AACGGGAGTAACAGCCGCTGCCAGGTAGTGAGGTGCCGCCTTGGACAGCTGGCAAAGGGGACTGAGATCTCTGTTggactgctgaggctggtccacAACGAGTTCTTCCGGAGG GCCAAGTTCAAGTCGCTGACAGTGGTCAGCACCTTCACGTTAGGAACCGAGGACGGCAGCGTCCTGCAACTGCCAGAGGCCTCCTCCTGGAGTGAG AGCCTGCTGGAGGTGATTCAGACGCACACCACCCCCATCTCCCTGTGGATCCTCGTGGGCAGTGTCCTGGGAGGGCTGCTCCTGCTGGCGCTCCTGGTCTTCTGCCTCTGGAAG CTTGGCTTCTTTGCCCGTAAGAAAATCCCCAAGGAAGAGCAGGCGGATGAGAAGTTGGTGCAGTGA